From Paraburkholderia fungorum, the proteins below share one genomic window:
- a CDS encoding TIGR00730 family Rossman fold protein, whose protein sequence is MTKRKVIPSLRSLADQERATAKKARASWQMFTIMAEFIEATEYLSEIRPAVSIYGSARLKPNSPYYKLATQIARKLSDAGFAVISGGGPGIMEAANKGAHAGKAPSVGLNIELPHEQSGNQWQDISLRFRHFFTRKVTFVKNSDAVIVMPGGFGTLDELAEVLTLIQTKKSRHVPIILVGAEFWEGLLAWFKNSLTPMGLINPTDMDLMQVIDDPDQVLEAVLKFYEDREETEPHPAKSDEDRMFYL, encoded by the coding sequence ATGACTAAGAGAAAAGTGATTCCGAGCCTGCGATCACTCGCAGATCAAGAGCGCGCAACGGCCAAGAAGGCCCGCGCATCGTGGCAGATGTTCACGATTATGGCAGAGTTTATCGAGGCGACCGAGTACCTCTCGGAGATTCGCCCGGCCGTCAGCATCTACGGTTCGGCGCGACTGAAACCGAACTCGCCGTACTACAAACTCGCCACGCAAATCGCGCGCAAGTTGTCGGACGCAGGCTTCGCGGTTATCTCGGGTGGCGGCCCCGGCATCATGGAAGCGGCCAACAAGGGTGCGCATGCGGGCAAGGCGCCGTCGGTCGGTCTGAATATCGAACTGCCGCACGAGCAATCGGGCAATCAGTGGCAGGACATCTCGCTGCGCTTCCGCCATTTCTTCACGCGCAAGGTCACGTTCGTGAAGAACTCGGACGCGGTCATCGTGATGCCGGGCGGCTTCGGCACGCTCGACGAACTCGCCGAAGTGCTCACGCTGATTCAAACCAAGAAGTCGCGCCACGTTCCGATCATTCTGGTCGGTGCGGAGTTCTGGGAAGGCCTGCTTGCGTGGTTCAAGAATTCGCTCACGCCGATGGGCCTGATCAATCCGACCGACATGGATCTGATGCAGGTGATCGACGATCCGGATCAGGTGCTCGAAGCGGTGCTGAAGTTTTATGAAGACCGTGAGGAGACGGAGCCGCATCCGGCGAAATCGGATGAAGACCGGATGTTTTATCTGTGA
- a CDS encoding chromate transporter, translating to MNHDLTSTEPALAPTPTLRQIFGGFLGLGLISFGGALPLARRALVEQRRWLSADDFTDLLGLCQFLPGGNVINLSVAMGMRFRGVPGALAGLLGLIAGPSLVVIGLGVLYERTQNDPHIRHLFAGLAAAAAGVLISMAVKIVLPLRNKPMAALIAVLGFVAIAVLRLPLLPTMLVLTPLSIYIASRSAR from the coding sequence ATGAATCACGATCTCACTTCGACCGAACCCGCACTCGCGCCTACGCCCACATTACGGCAAATCTTCGGCGGCTTTCTCGGGCTCGGGTTGATTTCTTTTGGCGGCGCACTGCCGCTCGCACGCCGCGCGCTGGTCGAACAGCGCCGCTGGCTGAGCGCCGACGATTTCACCGATCTGCTCGGCTTATGCCAATTTTTGCCGGGCGGCAACGTGATCAATCTGTCGGTGGCAATGGGCATGCGCTTTCGCGGCGTACCCGGCGCATTGGCCGGTTTGTTAGGCCTGATCGCGGGGCCATCGCTCGTTGTGATCGGACTGGGCGTGCTCTATGAGCGCACGCAAAACGATCCGCATATTCGCCATCTGTTTGCAGGACTTGCCGCTGCCGCAGCGGGCGTGCTCATCTCGATGGCCGTCAAAATCGTGCTGCCGTTGCGCAATAAACCGATGGCCGCACTCATCGCCGTGCTCGGCTTCGTCGCGATTGCTGTTTTGCGATTACCGCTTCTGCCCACCATGCTCGTATTGACACCGCTCAGCATCTATATCGCATCGAGGAGCGCGCGATGA